Genomic segment of Litorilinea aerophila:
GTCGCCGCGTAGTCGCATCTGACAACGGGCTATTCCTGAAAGGCCCGGGCACCGACTGGCGTCAGGAAGTGGCCCCACCTATGATGATTCAGTCCATCGAGCTTTTCAGGGTACAATACCCGGGGCCATGGCCCCGGGCAGGGGCGCCGTCGGTGGCGTCTGCTTCGAGCCGGAAACCGGCCACCGCTGGCTCCGGTTTCCGGGGGACGGAGGGCCCCAAGGATCGCCGTTGTATGATACCGTTTTGACCAGGAAACGACAAACAAATCCCGCATGATGAATTTTTACAACCGGCTCAGCCGGTCCGAACGGCTCGTTCTGTGGGCCAGTGTCGCCACCGTGGCGGTTGTGCTCGTCCTGACCGGGCTGCACATAACCGGTATCTTTCCCAGACCCATGGCCACGCCGGCGGCTTCCATGCCCCCTTCCCCCAACGCGCCAGACCAGGGTCGCCAGGGGACGTTGATGCCCACCTTTACGCCCACCGCCGTACTTTCCACCGCTGTGGCGGCCGCAGCCGCGACCTCGACAGCCTCCCCGGTTGCGACGCAAGCGGCCACAGCGGCGATCCCGGTTGAACCGCCCGCCGAGCCAACGCCCACCCCTGCTCCCTCCTCGCCGCCTACGCCGACGCCCACTCCCGCCTCCCCGGCCGAGCGCCTGGCTGAAAGCCTGCGCCTTCACCGCTATGGGGACTACGCCGCGGCCCGGGCCCAGCTCTCCTCCCTGGCCGCCGAGATCACCGGGACCATCCGCCTGCAGGCTCGCTATCACCTGAGCAAGGCGTACCTGGCGGAGGGGTACTACCAGGAGGCCCTGGCGGCGTTGGACCAGCTGGATCAGGAGTTTGAATTGGCGCTGGCCAGCCAGGCATCCGCTGGCGTGGCAGGCCAGGAAGATCTGCGCCACAAGGCCGAATACTTGCGGGCCCAGGCCTATCAGGGGCTGGGCGACAATCCCCAGGCCATTGCGGCCTACCAGCGCTTCCTGGACGCCTACCCGGACGCGGTGGAGTGGATCGCTTCGGATCTGGCCCGGGCCTACCTGGCCGTGGGCAACCTGGCCGAGGCCGTGGCCACCTATCGCGGCGCAGCCGACACCGCGGCCCGGCGAGGGGATGTGGTTCACCAGGTGGGCCTGCTGGAATCGCTGGCCGCCGTCTACAGCGGGCAGGCCCGCCACCAGGAGGCGGCTGCCGTCTACGGCGACATCCTGGCCGTGGCTCGCAACGCGCCCTACCGGGCCCAGATCCAATACCAGGCTGGCCTGGCCCTGGCCAACGCCGGCGACGAGGCCGGCGCCATCCAGGCCTGGCAGGCAGCTACCCAGGAGGCGCCGGCCAGCCGCTATGCCTACTACGCCCTGGTGGAGCTGGTCAACCGGCAGGTGGACTTCGATCTGTACCTGCGGGGCTACATCGACCTTCAGGCCTCCTTGCTGGGGGAAAATGCCTGGCTGCCGGCGGTCAACGCCTTCCAGGCCTACCTGGAACAGGCGGGGCCGGACGGGGATCGGGCCGATCTGGCCTGGCTGGGGTTGGGACAGGCCTACCTGGGGCTGGGCAACTATGACGCTGCCATCCAGGCCCTGGACCACCTGCTGGCCAACTATCCGGCCTGCTCGTGCTACGGCCAGGCCTGGCTGGACAAAGCCCGCGCCCAGGCCGCAGCCGGCGACCGGGTGGAGGCCCGCCGCACCTATCGCACCTTCGCCCGGGAACACGCCGATCATGAGCTGGCGCCAGAGGCCCTCTGGCGCAGCGGCCTGCTGGCCCTGGAAGAGGGAAACCGGCTGGAAGCCGCGGTGGATTTCCTGGCCCTGGCCGACGGGTTTCCCGACAGTTCACGCGCGCCAGCGGGGCTCTACGCCATCGGCCTGGGAGCCTACCAGGAGGGGCTGTACGCCGAGAGCGTGGCCATGTTCCAGCGCCTGCAGCGGGACTATCCAGAGTATCGCTGGGACGCGGTGGCTTTCTGGCTGGGGCGGGCCCATCAGGCGGCCGGTAGCCAGGCAGAGGCCCACGCCGCCTGGCAAACCCTCCACGAGCGGGCGCCCGACATCTACTACGGCATCCTGGCCGGCGCGTCCCTGGCCCAGATCCCCCTGGCCGGCGGCGCTCTGCTGGACAACATGGATCACATTGCCGGCCCGGCCAGCACCCTGCCTGGGGATGATGGCAGCCAGGCCTTTGCCGAAGCGTGGCTGGCCCGCTGGCTGGGGGTGGAGCCGGCCAGCCTCAGCTCCCTGCCGGAGGAGGCCGCCCAGGATCCGGACCTGGCCCTGGGTCGGGTGTTGCTGGATCTGGACGAGCGCGCTGCCGCCCTGAGTGCCCTGGAGCGCTTCTACAACCGCCATCGGGACGATCCCCACGCGCTCTACGCCATGAGCCTGACCTTTGAAGCCCTGGGCACCTACCGGCTCAGCTTGATGGCCATGGCCCGGCTGCTGGAATTCAGCCCGGCCCGGTTGGTGGAAGATGCCCCCATTTTCCTGCAGCGACGGGCCTATCCCCAGCCCTTCCGGGAGTTGATCGCCCCGGAAGCCCAGGCCAACGGCCTGGACCCGTTGCTGCTCTACAGCCTGATCCGCCAGGAGAGCCTGTTTGAAGAGGGCGCCATCTCGGTGGCTGCGGCCCAGGGCCTGGCCCAGATCATCCCGGACACGGGCCACTGGATCGCCACCCAACTGGGCTTCCCCAACTATCGCAACGAACTGGTCTACCGTCCCCATATCAACGTCAAGTTTGGCGCCTACTACCTCCGCTGGGTGCAGGATTATCTCCAGGGCAATCCCATTTCCGCCCTGGTGGGCTACAACGCGGGTCCCTCCCGTTCGGCCCGCTGGCGGGAGGCCAGCGGTGCAGACGATGCCCTCTTCGTGGAGATGTTGACCCTCAGCGAGCCCCGGGTCTACGTCCAGGCGGTGGTGGCCAACCTGTACCACTACACCCGGCTCTACGGCGCCCAGGGGATGGCGGCTGCCCCTGGGCCGTAGACCTTCCACTATCAAACCTCGTGCAATTTGACCGCGCCACGGGCCTGGCAGATGTGATATGATGCCAATCAGGAGGAGACGGGCAGGGTTTCTGGCCCTGCCCGGGCAGATTGGCATCAATTGAGCAGAACCACCCACCTGGAGGAGAGGCCATGACCGAACTGCGCGAGTTCCCCAATCAGATCACCACCATCGAACGGTTCATCCTGGATCAGCAGCGGGGCTTTCCCGATGCCACGGGGACCCTGACCAACCTGCTGTATGACCTGGCCCTGGCTGCCAAGATCATCGCCAGCCGCACCACCCGGGCCGGCCTGGTGGACATTTTGGGCAGCACCGGGGAACAGAATGTCCAGGGAGAGGAAGTGCAGAAGCTGGACCGCTTCGCAGAGCGTACCATCTTCCGGCTGAACGACCACACCGGGCGCCTGGCCGTCATGGCCTCGGAGGAAGAGGCGGACATCATCCCTATCCCCGAACGTTTCAAAACCGGCAAATACGTGCTCCTCTACGACCCGCTGGACGGGTCTTCCAACATCGATTTCAACGTCAGCGTGGGCACTATCTTCGCCATCTACCGGCGCAAGAGCCAGGAAGGGCCGGGCACCCTGGAGGACTGCCTCCAGAAGGGGCGGGACCTGGTGGCCGCCGGCTACATCATCTACGGCTCCAGCACCATGATGGTCTATTCCACGGGTCAGGGGGTACACGGCTTCACCCTGGATCCCAGCATCGGCGAGTTTCTCCTCTCCCACCCCAACATCCGCATCCCGGCCCGGCCCAAGTACTACAGCGTGAATCAGGGCTACGAGCGCTACTGGTCGGAGGGGGTGCGCCGCTTTACCCGTTGGCTCCAGGGCGAGAACGAAGAAGGCAAAGAACTCTCCCTGCGCTACATCGGCTCCCTGGTGGCGGACTTCCACCGCAACCTGCTCACCGGCGGCATCTTCTACTATCCGGCCGATAGCAAAGATCCAGACAAACCCCATGGCAAGCTGCGCCTGCTCTACGAGGCGGCTCCCCTGGCCTTTCTGGCCGAACAGGCCGGCGGATACGCTTCTGACGGCCATCGGCCTATCCTGGACATCCAGCCCCAGGGCTTGCACCAGCGGACGCCCCTCTTCATCGGCAATCGCTCCCTGGTGGAGAAGGCGGAATACTTCATCCGCACCTACGATCAGGGATGAGGTCATGGCTCTGCTGCAAAAGGGTCAAATAGGACACTTACCCACGCAGATGAACGCTGATGAGGGCCACTCTCTCCTGCATTTCTTTGCGCCTTTGCACCTTTGCGCCTTTGCGTTCAAAAATCAAAAATGCCCTTTTTGCAGGGGAGTCGGTCATGGGTGCGCCAATAGAAACAGGTTGCGGCATGGTTACGCCGCAACCTGTTTGGACTTGCTTGGTCGTTGGGGATGCTTGTCCGGGGGTGCCTATTTCTTCCAGGTGTAGGTGCCGGTACGGCCGACCGGTAGCTGGGTCAGGTCAGTGGGGTTGCCGCTGTCCGCCGGCTGGAGGCCAGCTCGCTCGATGATGAGCCGGGCCAGCTCCGGGTCATAGGCCCGATCTTCCCGCTCCAGGGTCAGCTCGCCTTCGGGCGTGTAGTAGACCTGCAGCATGGCGTCTTCGTAGCGGGCGTCCGGGCGGCGGACCACAATGTCCAGCCGGTGGATGTGCCCCCAGTCCCAGACCTTTTTCAAGCCCCATGGCCGCAGCGGGTTGTAGATGACCAGGGCGTCCTCGGTTACTCGATAGGTTTCGTAAATGTCCAGCAGATCGCCGTAAATGAGGAGAATGCCCCAGAGGACAAAGGTCCAGGCGATGGCCTCGGCAAAGAAGACATGGGTCATGCCCATGCTGAAAGCCAGGGCCCCCGCGACCAGCATGGCTACCCCCATGGCCATGTTGCGTTGGGTGCCATAGAAGACAATGTCGCGGGACGCTTCCGGCTGGGCTTCCTCGCCTGCCGCAGTTTCTGCTTCTGCCACGACTTCCTCATCCCGGGCAGTGTCTGCGGACACCGCTGTGGAAGCCAGGGTTGCTTCGGCCACTTCCGCCATGGTACTCCTCCTCGCCGGTGATTGAGATCCGCTTCCGGATGCGCTGACGCCTTCTGGATGATACGCAATGAAAGCTGTACCGAATAAACGCTGTAATAGTATAGCCGCTTTCTCAAGCCTGCCCAAATTCCACTCGTGCAAAGATGCACAATGCCCCCGGCTCTATCGCTCGTTGCCGTCAGGCAGGAGGCGGTATCCCCGGCCGCGGATGGTGGTGAGAAAGCGGGGGCTGCTGGGGTCGGGCTCAATCTTCTGACGAAGCCGGCTGACCAGCTTCTCGATGCGGGCGTCGTCCACCTCGTCGATGTAGCTCTCTCCCCAGACGTGGGTCACGATCTGGTACTTATCCACGATCTTTTCCGCATTCTGGAAGAGCAACAACATCAACCGATATTCCAGGTTGGTGAGGGTCTCCACCGGCCGGTCGCCCAGGAATACTTCGCCCCGCTCTGCGTCCAGCCAGAGGCTGGTGGCGGAGGACCGTTCCTGGAGGACTTTGCGCTGGACAAAATCAGCCAGGAGTCGGCTGAAGAACTGATACTTCCCCTCCACCGGCAGCAGGATGTGACGCCGGGCCAGGTCGGCCAGGATGGCGGCGTTAGGCTCGTGGTCGGCCTGGAAGAGGCCCAGCATCTCCGCCTGTTCCTCCGGCGAGCGCTCATCCCAGATCTTGGCGCATTCCAGTTGCAGATCCTCGTTGCTGCGCATCTGCCGGGCCACCTGCCGATGGAGGGACCAGCGGTCGGCGGGGTTGGCCGGGTCGGCCTGCGCGGCCGGCAAGGCCGCATCCAGCAGGCGGCAGATGCCTTCCACCAGCGGCGGATGCCCGCCGGACCACTCGTAGATGAAGTCCAGGTCCGCCGCGATGAAGTCCGCCTCGAAGGCCTCCATGTACCGTCGGACCAGCCGTTCCACATCGCTGCGGGTCAGGGGAGCCAGGTGCCAGACCCGGGGCAGAAAGAGCTCACAGAACTCGGCACAGTGGTTTTCGCCCCGGAGCTGGATCAGGGGATTGCCCGTTGCCGTCACGTAGACCAGTTGGGGGCCGTGGCGATCTTTGAGCGCCCGCATGTTCAGGAAGACCCGGGAATCGATCTGGGAAAAGGGCTCGTCGAATTCGTCTAGGAAGAGGATGAGTCGGCCTGTGACGCTTTGCAGGGCTGCGGTGATCCCCCGGTTGAAGCTCAGGGGGATCTGGAAGTCGCTGGCTGGCGCCACCAGGGTTTCGTAGGCTTCCACCAGCTCCGGCAGGGATGCAAAGTGGGGTGAACTTTCCTGGAGGCAGCGCAAAACCAGTTCATAGAAGCCCTGGTCGCTCATCCCTAGCATCCGGTTACAGTCGATGTAGACGGGCAGGTAGGTCTGTCCCGCCTCTCCCAGCTCCTGGATCCAGACGTCGGGCTGGGCCAGCAGGCGAAGCAGGGCCGACTTGCCCACGTTGCTGAAGCCGACTACCTGGACGCACTGGGCGGCCACCAGGTACTGGATAATGTTGTGCACATCATGGCGGCGCATGTAGCCACCATCGGTCAAACGTAGCGTGTAGGGCATTCCTCCCCCCGGTGCAGTGCAATTCGGCAGTGAAATCCGGCGCGGTGAAATCCTGGGAGATGGCGACATCAGCCTGCCGGCTTAGCGAGCCGGCAAGGGCACGCAGACGGTGATGGCCGTGCCCTCGCCCGGGCTACTCTCCAGGCGTAGCTCGCCGCCCAGGAGCCGGGCCCGCTCGTTGAGGCCGACCAGGCCAAAGCGCCCCTCCGGGATCTCCGCCGGGTCGAATCCCTGGCCGTTGTCCTCGATGGCCAGGCTGACGCTGGCGGGCGTGAGGGTCAGGGTGAGGCGGACGTGGCAGGCCCCGGCGTGGCGCTGGATGTTGTTCAACGCCTCCTGGGCCATGCGGTAGAGCCCCACCTCCAGGTGAACCGGCAGTGGACGGTCGTCGCCCACCAGTACAAAGTCGCAGTCCACCTCTGGGCCCAGGGCGCTCTCCTGGATCAGGTGGGCGATGGCCTGGGCCAGGGTACGCCCCTGGAGCGGCGCCGCGCGCAGGTCCAGCACCGAGCGGCGCGCTTCCTCCAGATTGTGGCGGGCCATTTGCAGCGCCTTCTGGACACAGCGTTGGACCTGTTGCAGCGCTGCGTCCTGGCGGTCGGCCCGTTCCAGCAGGGCGTCGGCTGTTTCCAGCTGAAGGGCGATGGCCGACAGTCCCTGGGCCAGGGTGTCGTGGATCTCCCGGGCCAGGCGGTTGCGTTCTTCCACTGCGCCCAATTGGGTGCTGCGGGCGAAAAGATGAGCCCGGGCGATGGCGATGCTGAGCATGTCCCCCACGGTGTACAACAGGCGCAGATCGTCCGCAGAGAGCTTTCGCCAGTCTGTGCTGGCCACGTTGAGCACCCCCAGCCGGGTCTCCTGGGCATAGAGGGGGATGCTGGCATGGAAGCGCAGGCCATCGGTGCCGGCCATAAGCTTTTTCAGGCGGCTGCAGGTGATGATGTTCACGTTGGCTGCGCCCTCCAGGTCTCCCGCCAGGTAGGTGTCCAGGCAGTAGCAGCCACCGGCCATCCGCTCCGGCTCATGGGCCAGGCCTGGGGGCAAGTTGTGGGTGGCTGCCAGATAGGTGTTGCCGGTTTCCGGATGCACCAGGAAGACCCAGCCGGTGCGCAACCCGAACAGCTCGGCCACCAGGCCCAGCACCACCTGCAGGGCCCGGTCCAGGTCTACTTCCCGGTTCAGGGCCTGGGCGATGTGGTTGAGGATGGAGAGCTCCCGATGATGTTGTTGGAGCTGCTGCTGTTCGTTCATGGGCAGGTGTTCCGGCATTTCTGTTCCGGGTGGCGGCTCATGGGCCGCGGAGCCTGTGGGCACTGGCGCCACCACCTTCCGTCCGAGGGGCTGTCATTGTTTCCCGGGCGCCAACGGCCGCCTTGGTGGGTAGTATATCATACCCGCCGCCCCAGGTAGAGGCGCTCAGCTGCCCGGGCGGCCTTCCAATGGGAGAATTCATACATTTTTCTGATATTCTGCTAGCGTTCCACAAACATCCCGCTGCCATACTGGAAAGCAGAATCGGTGTAGGAGCCAGGCAGGCCCTGCACGCGTTCGTATGTGTTGGTTGGTGTTGACCAATTAGCACAGAAGGAGGCAGGCTATGTACTGGGTAACGGGTATTCTTGGCTTGTTGCTCGCGGTTGCGCCTTTTGCGTTGGGCTATCGGGAACATCCCGGTGCCATGTGGACCAGCGTGGTCCTGGGCGTGATTGTACTGTTGGCCTCCCTGTATGAAGCCATCGACAAAGAAAAGGCCAAGTGGGAGTATTGGGTCGCTGGCGTAGCGGGCCTGTTGGCCATCATCGCTCCCTTTGCGTTGGGCTTCAGCGCCATGACCTCGGCCCTGTGGACCACGGTGATCCTGGGCGCGATCCTGTTGATCCTGGCCGGTTATGAGCTGTTCTACGTGGAGCGATCCCAGAAGCATCAATCTTAATGCCCACCCGGCTGGCGTTGGGCGGCAACTGACGCCAGCCCACCTCTTTCGACGCAGTTTTCGACGCGAGAAGCCCTGACCGCTTGCCCTAGGAGGGCGGGGTCAGGGTTTCTTTTTGGCGGCTCTCATTTGCCAGATGGTCTCTTTCGCCGTATTGTTATACTATCTTTGCACCTTTTCAATTTACAGACGCAATCCACAATGGCCGTCCCGTCGCAGGCGCAGCTCGTAACTGCGCAGCCGTCGCTGTCCCTTCACCCGTCGGGATGTGGCGACGGCGGGCGGGCACGGGGGCCCGCCCCTACGGCAAACCGGTACCCTTGCGCGGGGGGTGACACCGGGCGGGGCAAGCCCCGCCCCTACGGGAACGGGCATCCCGTCGTAGGCGCAGCTCGTAGCTGCGAGGTGTCGCTGTCCCTTCACCCGTCGGGATGTGGCGACGGCGGGCGGGCACGGGGGCCCGCCCCTACGGCAAACCGGTACCCTTGCGCGGGGGGTGACACCGGGCGGGGTAAGCCCCGCCCCTACGGGAACGGGCATCTCGCCGTAGGCGCAGCTCGTAGCTGGGCAGGCGTCGCCATTCCTTCACCTGCCGGGATGGGGCGACGGCGGGCAGGCGGGGAGACCCGCTCCCGCGGGAACAGGGGTCCTGCCGAGCACCGCCGTGGATAGTTGTGAAATCTGTGGATCGAATCTGTAAAGATGGGGCGGGAAGTCATCTGTGAAATCTGTGGCTAAAAAAAGATACGCCTGTGGTTTCTGCAATGAAATCGGGCATTGACATCGATCATGAATCTGGCAGAGCTGCTGAGCCAACAGGCTCGACATCGCCCACAAGCCATCGCCCTGTTGGATCTCACCCGTGGCAGGCTCCGCCAGGTCCGCTTTGCCCAGCTGGATGAATGGGGACGCCGGGGCGCGTCCCTGCTGGCCCGGGAAGGGCTGCAGGCCGGAGATGTGATCCTCATCTTTCATCCCCTGGGCGTGGAGCTGTACGCCGCCTTGGCCGCGGTCTTGCGGATGGGCCTGGTGGCCATGTTTGTGGATCCAGCCCAGGGCACCGAGCACATCGCCCGCTGCTGTCAGCTCCTCCCGCCCAAGGCCCTGTTGGCCACGCCCAAGGCCCACCTCCTGCGGCTGACGACGCCGGCCCTGCGACGTATCCCCGTCAAGTTCGCCACCGGCCTGGGCGCCCCGGGAGCCATCCCCTGGCGGCGCTGGCGTTCCTGTGCCCCTTCGTCCTGGATGGCCCCCTGTTCGCCAGATACGCCCGCCCTGGTGACCTTCACCAGCGGGACCACCGGCCAGCCCAAGGCCACCGTGCGCACCCATGGAATCCTGCTACAGCAGCACCTGGCCCTGGAGAGAACTCTGGGCCTGACGCCCGACGACCGGGTATTGACCACGCTGCCCCTCTTCGTGCTGTCGCACCTGGCTGCCGGCGCTTCGACCCTCCTGCCCCGGGTCAACCTGCGCAGCCCAGGGCGCGTGGACGGCCCGGGCCTGGTAGCCCAGATGGAGCGCCACAGGGTCACCTGCCTGGAGGGATCCCCCACCCTGGTGGATGGGGTGGTCCGCGCCTGTGAGGCCCAGGGGCGCATCCTGCCTGGCCTCACCCGGGTCTTCAGCGGCGGCGCTCCGGTTTTCCCTCAACTCATGGCCCGGGTCCAGGCGGTAGCGCCCCAGGCCACGGTGACCGCGGTCTACGGCGCCACCGAGGCCGAGCCCATCGCCGCAATCCACTACCACGAGCTGGACGAAGACGATATTCACCAGATGCAGGCCGGGGCCGGCCTGTTGGCAGGCCGCCCGGTTCCAGAGATTTGTGTGCGCATCCTCCCGGATCGATGGGGCACTCCCTGGGGTAGCCTCAGCCCGGCGGAATTCGAGGAGCTGACCCTGCCGCCGGGCGTCCCGGGCGAAATTGTGGTCAGCGGCCGCTATGTCTTGACCGGCTACCTCCATGGCCAGGGGGATGCGGAGACCAAGATCCGGGTAGGCGAGACCATCTGGCACCGGACGGGGGATGCGGGCTATCTGGACCATGAAGGGCGCCTCTGGCTGTTGGGCCGATGCGCGGCCCGGGTGGCCGATGCCCGGGGTGTCCTTTATCCCCTGTCGGTGGAGGCCCCAGCCCAGGCCTTTCCCCAGGTCCGTCGGGCGGCGCTGGTTGCCCATGCGGGCCAGCGTCTGCTGGCTTTGGAGCTGGACGGCCCACCGACCCCGACCCTGTTGCAACAGATCCACGCCCAGGTAGGTCGGGATCGGATCGACAAGATCTGGGTTTTGCCCCGGCTGCCGGTGGATCGACGCCACAACGCCAAGATCGACTACGGCGAATTGCGGCAGTTGTTGATTGCCAACCAGAAAACCGCCGCCCCTTCGTAGGCGCAGCGCGTCGCTGCGCTTTGTCGCCCCCTTTCATTCCCACGGATCCGGCGACACCGGGTGGGCACGAAGGGCCGCCCCCGGTGAACCGCTGCCCTTTCGTGAACTGGCAAAGCCGTGTGGCCAGAGACCGCACCTGCCGAAATCGGTGCCCTTCCGGGCCTGGCAACGCCGGGTGGGCTGCCAGCCAGCCCCTACGGCTGGCTGCGACGTACCCAGGGGCCTGCCTCCTGGGCCGCCAGGAAAGCCAGCTCGCTCACGGTGGGGTGGGCGCCGGCAACCTCGGCCAGTTGCTCCACCGTCGCCCCCCAGGCGATGGCCAGGGCCACTGGGGCCAGCACGTCGGCCGCGTGGGGGCCCACCGCCACACCGCCCACCACCCGGCGGTCGTGTTTGTCGTAGGCCAGCTCTACGAAGCCGTCGCCCTCGGCCAGCAGATGCCCCTTCAGGCCCGCGGTGAAGGGCAACCGTACCGTCAGGAGCTGGTTGCTGGCTGTCTGAAGGGTGCCCACCTGGGCCACCTGGGGTTCGCAGTAAACCGCATGGACGACCGTCTCTGGCCGGAAGGGAGGCGTGGGGAGGCCCAGGGCATGTCGAGCCGCGATACGGGCCTGGGCCGTGGCCCGGTTGGCCAGCATGGGCGCGCCCGTGGCATCGCCCACCGCGTAGATGCCCGGTACCCTGGTCTGGCCGTAGGCGTCGGTCTCCAGTCCACCGCCCGGGCCTGGGGAAAGCCCCGCCGCGTCCAGGGCCAGGCGCGCCAGGTCGGGCGTGCGGCCGATGGCCAGGAAGGCCATGCTGCCGGTATGGCGGCCCCCATCCCGGGTGATCACTGTGATGCCGGCCTCGTTTCGTTCAATGGCTGTGGCGGGCTGACCAATGGCCAGGTCCACCCCGCGGCGGGCCATGACATCTGCCAGGAAGCGGCCCACATCAGGCGCAAAGCGGGGCAGGATGCCGGCCTGATCCAGGACCCAGGTCACCCGAAGGCCCAGGCGGTTGAAGAGATAGGCGAACTCGGTGCCGGTGGCGCCGCCGCCGACCACCACCACGTCCGGCGGCAGTTGGGCCAGATGGCTGGCAAAGCGGGGCGCGAGGATCCGCTCCCCGTCGGGCTGCATCCCCGGCGGAAAGCGAGGCACCGATCCGGTGGCGACGATGACGGCATCGGCGTGGACGGTGTGGGTGAAATCCTGGGCTTGCACTGTGAGGGAATGGGGGCCGCTGAAGGCCGCGACACCGTTGAGCAGCTCCACGCCCAGCCGGCGCAGGCTGGCCGCCTGCTGCTCGTTCCACGCGGCTGTGACAGCGCGGATGCGGGCCAACACGGCCTGGGGATCGGGCCGGGCGCCCGTCACCACTGTACCCAGTTGGGCGGCCTCCTGGAACAGGCCGTAGGTGTCTGCCGCCGTCAGCCAGACCTTGCTGGGCGTCAGGCTGTGCCAGCCGGCGCGACCGCCCACAGGGCCTTCGCCGATCAGGGTGACCTGGGCGCCGGCCCGGGCGGCAACTGTGGCCGCTTCGATGCCGGCCGGCCCATTGCCGATGATGGCGATCCGTTGGGTCATCTGTATGCTCCTCTGGCGTGGCATGGATTCGTCTGATGAATTCCGGCAGACGTGGGGTCTATGTCCTCGTGTGGCGGTGGCACGGGCACCCCTGTCCCGCCGGAAAGCTGATCCCTGGGGCGAATGAATGCCCGACTGTACTGGCCCGGGGATCAGGCCTATAATGGGGTACATTACCACCACTCTGCCGGGAAGTCGAGTGAAAGGCGTCCCATTTGGGGCGGGACCATGGTCTGGCAACGGTGGCCCAGGAAATGGGCGCCCAACGAATAAGCCAGCTTTTGCAGGGGAGAAGGATAAGCCATGGATGCCAGCGAGCAGGTGCAGGAACAACAACTGGTGGCGCGGGCCCAGCAGGGCGATCCGGCTGCCCTGGCCGCCATCGTGGAGGCTCACCAGCAGCGGATCTACCACGTGGCCCTGCGCATGTGTGGCAACCCCCAGGATGCCGAAGAGACGTTGCAGGAGACGTT
This window contains:
- a CDS encoding dihydrolipoyl dehydrogenase family protein, with protein sequence MTQRIAIIGNGPAGIEAATVAARAGAQVTLIGEGPVGGRAGWHSLTPSKVWLTAADTYGLFQEAAQLGTVVTGARPDPQAVLARIRAVTAAWNEQQAASLRRLGVELLNGVAAFSGPHSLTVQAQDFTHTVHADAVIVATGSVPRFPPGMQPDGERILAPRFASHLAQLPPDVVVVGGGATGTEFAYLFNRLGLRVTWVLDQAGILPRFAPDVGRFLADVMARRGVDLAIGQPATAIERNEAGITVITRDGGRHTGSMAFLAIGRTPDLARLALDAAGLSPGPGGGLETDAYGQTRVPGIYAVGDATGAPMLANRATAQARIAARHALGLPTPPFRPETVVHAVYCEPQVAQVGTLQTASNQLLTVRLPFTAGLKGHLLAEGDGFVELAYDKHDRRVVGGVAVGPHAADVLAPVALAIAWGATVEQLAEVAGAHPTVSELAFLAAQEAGPWVRRSQP